Proteins encoded by one window of Candidatus Nezhaarchaeota archaeon:
- a CDS encoding formate C-acetyltransferase/glycerol dehydratase family glycyl radical enzyme, translating into MLTRRVELIKVVQLWSFSEKLSKRIKKLRDEYFSFERRPTNEVIAYTTGMPWDEVFSYHDWGVVPEMFPFLPAMRDSLKVLAIKVNLPEDFWKESLPIRRAIFFKKVIEEYLPVRILDGELIVGFHFNTALSKCFTKKEAKRWRKVEERWFRSMVKLSDLGVMNCGAIPGHIIPNYKKVLEKGFKGIRDELLQWMDKHKNKERKDYVRAMIIAVEAVKRFAERYAEEADRLAEKEEDDGRRAELLEIARICRKVPWEPPETFWEALQALWFTHMLVMAAESYPGPGLSYGRLDQYLYPYFKRDIGEGKLTKEFAKELLCCFWIKHNYAYDYMGKIGNQGINSGFGQLITIGGIKEDGSDAVNELTWLILEVTEEMNMLEPKLNIRLHKGISRAFLLRVCQVLARSQGSPFLLNFDEQSMKGLIWEGISENEVWDYACVGCLENTLQGKDRSGTVDVNINLAKPLELVFGMGRDLKTGEMIGVRTKDPKRFKSYEEFEETYFAQLKKCIQITLKLASEADAIRARWEPVPYLSALIEGCAEKGIDVRQGGAVYNFITVEGVGLATVADSLAAVKKLVFEQREVTMEELVEAINRNFEGFDELQRRLLFKAPKFGNDDDYVDLIARKVSRFWTQEVFKYTSPLTKRRFRGGYLSWNYYIDFGPKTAATPDGRPRGRFLSNGVQPVQGMDRKGPTAVVRSVGKLGLETAPNGASLVISLNPSCVRDYEHLEKLAAFLLACCEIGITNLQINMISPEILREAQRRPDEYRNLLVRVTGYNAYFVTLGREQQEEIIARTCHGL; encoded by the coding sequence ATGTTAACAAGGAGGGTGGAACTCATTAAAGTAGTTCAGCTTTGGTCTTTTTCTGAGAAGCTCTCTAAGAGGATTAAGAAGCTTAGAGATGAGTACTTCTCCTTTGAAAGGCGTCCTACCAATGAGGTTATCGCCTACACTACAGGCATGCCGTGGGATGAAGTCTTCTCATACCATGACTGGGGAGTGGTTCCCGAGATGTTTCCCTTCCTCCCTGCAATGAGGGACTCGCTGAAAGTGCTAGCCATTAAGGTCAATCTTCCAGAGGACTTCTGGAAAGAGAGCCTACCCATTAGGAGGGCCATATTCTTTAAGAAGGTCATAGAGGAGTATCTTCCGGTAAGAATACTTGACGGCGAACTCATAGTGGGTTTTCACTTTAACACTGCACTATCAAAGTGCTTCACGAAGAAGGAAGCCAAGAGATGGAGGAAGGTTGAAGAACGTTGGTTTAGGAGTATGGTTAAGCTCTCAGATCTAGGTGTCATGAATTGTGGTGCAATTCCCGGACATATAATACCTAACTACAAGAAGGTCCTTGAGAAGGGGTTTAAAGGGATAAGAGATGAGCTGCTTCAATGGATGGACAAACATAAGAATAAAGAAAGGAAGGATTACGTTAGGGCCATGATAATAGCAGTTGAGGCGGTAAAGAGGTTTGCCGAGCGATATGCTGAGGAAGCTGATAGACTAGCTGAGAAGGAGGAGGATGATGGGAGGAGGGCTGAGCTCCTCGAAATAGCTAGAATCTGCAGGAAGGTTCCGTGGGAGCCTCCGGAGACATTTTGGGAGGCTCTCCAAGCACTATGGTTTACACACATGCTCGTAATGGCAGCTGAAAGCTATCCAGGACCAGGGCTATCTTATGGAAGACTCGACCAGTACCTATACCCATACTTTAAGAGGGACATAGGGGAGGGCAAGCTAACAAAGGAGTTTGCAAAAGAGCTTCTATGCTGCTTCTGGATAAAGCACAACTACGCCTATGATTACATGGGAAAGATAGGAAATCAAGGAATTAACTCGGGCTTTGGCCAGCTTATAACGATAGGAGGAATAAAGGAAGATGGAAGTGATGCTGTGAATGAGCTTACGTGGCTAATTCTTGAGGTTACCGAGGAAATGAACATGCTTGAACCCAAATTAAACATTAGGTTACACAAAGGAATCTCTAGAGCATTTCTCCTTCGAGTGTGTCAAGTCTTAGCTCGTAGTCAAGGCTCGCCATTCCTGTTAAATTTTGACGAACAATCAATGAAGGGACTAATATGGGAAGGGATTTCAGAAAACGAGGTTTGGGACTATGCGTGTGTTGGATGCCTTGAGAATACACTTCAAGGTAAAGATAGATCTGGGACGGTAGACGTCAACATAAACCTAGCCAAGCCCTTGGAGCTAGTCTTTGGTATGGGACGTGACTTAAAGACTGGTGAGATGATAGGAGTGAGGACCAAGGACCCGAAGAGGTTTAAGAGTTACGAGGAGTTTGAGGAGACTTACTTTGCTCAACTCAAAAAATGTATTCAAATAACCTTAAAGCTTGCATCAGAGGCGGATGCGATAAGGGCACGTTGGGAGCCGGTGCCTTACTTATCAGCCTTGATAGAAGGATGTGCTGAGAAAGGGATTGATGTGAGGCAAGGAGGAGCAGTATACAATTTCATTACAGTTGAAGGCGTGGGATTAGCAACAGTTGCTGACAGCTTAGCTGCGGTGAAGAAGCTGGTCTTCGAGCAAAGGGAAGTTACCATGGAGGAGCTAGTAGAAGCCATAAATAGGAACTTCGAGGGCTTTGATGAGCTCCAGAGGAGGCTTCTATTTAAGGCACCAAAATTTGGAAACGATGATGACTACGTGGATCTGATCGCTAGAAAAGTATCAAGATTCTGGACTCAAGAGGTATTCAAGTATACTTCGCCACTGACTAAAAGGAGGTTTAGAGGGGGTTACCTTTCTTGGAACTACTACATAGACTTTGGACCCAAGACTGCAGCTACACCAGATGGAAGACCTAGAGGCAGGTTTCTGTCGAATGGTGTCCAGCCTGTCCAGGGAATGGACCGTAAAGGTCCAACAGCTGTTGTACGCTCTGTTGGGAAGCTGGGGCTTGAAACGGCCCCCAATGGGGCCTCGCTTGTAATTTCATTAAATCCTTCATGTG
- a CDS encoding thiamine pyrophosphate-binding protein: MARLTGGEVLKRCLVQEGVRYVFGVPGDQLYPLLDAIYKDKRIEFITMRHEAAASHAADAWARVTGQPGVCVGTVGPGAVNLVSGVYPAFADGVPMIVITAQNQTWRSYPDQGAQQGLDQLTLFKAITKWNAVVSTWRRIPELVRWAFRVATSERPGPVHLDFPSDVLFQTGDEVGVEILPPESYRATLRPVGEPALIERAAKMLIEAERPLIHAGQGVLRSNASEELIEIAEYLQAPVTVCPGARGVIPEDHPLCLISAAPGNGAIVAQVEADIVLLVGCRLGALDMWGRPPAWGEPAKQKVIQVDISGEMIGLNRPVDLGIVGDAKPTLKALLEAIKRYASPRRENPLIQEYKHLEKMWLEKFEELSKLDTTPIHPLRVVREVREFFPRDAIAIVDGGNTSVWCFYLHRVYEPNTFISCVSGNSGHLGAGIPYAIAAKLAHPSKQVYCISGDGAFGLNIQELETASRLNLPIVFVILNDCAWGMIRAGQTLYYSRRYVGVDFSDIRYDVIAKGMNCYGERVVEPSQIRPALERAVKSGRPAVLDVKIDREAIPPDFVTLALIWLEGCELPEEEVAEKKEVMVPQIV, from the coding sequence ATGGCTCGTTTAACTGGTGGAGAAGTTTTAAAACGTTGCCTCGTGCAGGAAGGCGTTCGTTACGTATTTGGTGTGCCAGGAGATCAGCTTTACCCACTATTAGATGCTATTTACAAGGACAAGCGGATTGAGTTCATAACCATGCGTCATGAGGCTGCAGCTTCACACGCAGCTGATGCTTGGGCTCGAGTGACAGGTCAACCTGGAGTGTGCGTTGGGACTGTTGGTCCTGGTGCTGTAAACCTAGTTAGCGGGGTTTATCCAGCTTTCGCCGACGGCGTGCCGATGATCGTTATCACTGCCCAGAATCAGACTTGGCGTTCATACCCAGATCAGGGTGCTCAGCAAGGCTTAGATCAGCTCACTCTATTCAAGGCTATCACCAAGTGGAATGCTGTTGTCTCTACTTGGAGGCGTATTCCCGAGCTCGTTCGATGGGCTTTTAGAGTAGCTACATCTGAGAGACCTGGACCTGTCCACCTAGATTTTCCATCTGATGTTCTCTTTCAAACCGGCGATGAAGTAGGTGTTGAAATCTTACCTCCAGAGAGCTATAGAGCCACCTTAAGACCTGTTGGAGAGCCAGCACTAATAGAGAGGGCTGCAAAGATGCTTATAGAAGCTGAGAGACCTCTTATTCATGCTGGGCAAGGGGTCCTAAGGTCCAATGCCTCAGAAGAGCTGATTGAAATAGCCGAGTACCTTCAAGCTCCAGTTACAGTCTGTCCTGGTGCTAGGGGTGTGATTCCAGAGGATCATCCGCTATGCCTTATTTCAGCAGCGCCAGGAAATGGAGCTATAGTTGCTCAGGTTGAGGCTGACATAGTTCTTCTAGTTGGCTGTAGACTTGGAGCTTTAGACATGTGGGGCAGACCACCAGCCTGGGGAGAACCAGCAAAACAAAAGGTTATTCAAGTTGACATATCTGGTGAGATGATCGGCTTAAATAGACCTGTAGATTTAGGCATCGTTGGTGATGCAAAGCCAACGCTTAAGGCCTTGTTAGAAGCAATTAAGCGGTACGCCTCGCCGAGAAGGGAAAACCCATTAATCCAAGAATATAAGCACTTAGAAAAAATGTGGCTTGAAAAATTTGAAGAGCTATCGAAGTTAGACACCACCCCCATCCATCCACTACGTGTTGTTAGAGAGGTTAGAGAGTTCTTCCCAAGAGATGCTATTGCGATTGTTGATGGTGGGAACACATCCGTTTGGTGCTTCTACCTTCATAGGGTGTACGAACCCAACACGTTCATCAGCTGTGTTAGTGGTAACTCTGGTCATTTAGGTGCAGGTATACCATACGCCATAGCAGCTAAGCTTGCTCATCCATCGAAACAAGTATACTGTATTAGCGGTGATGGAGCATTCGGCCTTAACATCCAGGAACTTGAAACTGCAAGTCGTCTTAACTTACCAATAGTATTCGTCATATTAAATGACTGTGCTTGGGGGATGATAAGGGCCGGACAAACCCTCTACTATTCAAGGAGATACGTTGGTGTTGACTTTTCAGATATACGTTATGACGTAATCGCAAAGGGGATGAACTGTTACGGTGAGAGGGTAGTTGAGCCCTCACAGATAAGACCAGCATTGGAAAGAGCCGTTAAGTCAGGAAGACCGGCTGTCTTAGATGTAAAGATCGATAGGGAGGCCATCCCCCCAGACTTCGTCACCTTAGCTTTAATATGGCTTGAAGGGTGTGAACTTCCTGAAGAGGAGGTAGCAGAGAAGAAGGAGGTTATGGTTCCACAAATAGTCTAA